Below is a window of Humulus lupulus chromosome 2, drHumLupu1.1, whole genome shotgun sequence DNA.
ttgcggtttaaattttaaatagttttggtttagattttaaatctTATCCTTTGTAGTTTAAAATGTCGTGTTTTAGATTTTTAGCCaagtggtttagattttaagctttgtggtttacattttgaagagttgtggtttagattttaagccttgagGCTGAACTTTTGAAtggttgtggtttagattttatgtcTTGAGATTTATATTTTAAAGGATTGCGGTTTAGATTTTTGAactttgtagtttaaattttaaagaggagtagtttagattttaagccttgagatttacattttaaagagacgtggtttaaattttaagcctagtgatttaaattttaagccttgtggtttaaattttaaaaagtcataatttatattttatatggtcgtggtttagattttaagcataatggtttaacttttaagccatatggtttaaattttaaaaagtcatggtttaaaatttaaagagtcgtggtttaaattttaagccttgtggtttaaatttatgccttttagtttaaattttaaatagtcatggtttaaattttaagccttgtggtttaaattttaaagagttgtggtttatAAATTAAGCCTTAAGGTTTACATTTTAAAGGGACATGATTTAGAATTTAAGCctagtagtttaaatttaaagcatTGTGGTTTACGTTTAAAattatcatgatttatattttatatggtcgttgtttaaattttaagcctagtggattaacttttaagccttgtggtttaaattttttaaattcgtggtttaaattttaagtcttgttgtTTAAGTTTTACAGAGTTGTGTATTAAGTTTTAAGctttgtgatttaaattttaaagagaagtgatataaattttaaagagatgtggtttaaattttacgccttgttgtttaaattttaaagaattgtggtttagattttaagccttgagGTTTGCATTTTAAAGGGACATTGTTTAGAccttaagcctagtggtttaaattttaagcattgtggtttatATGTTAAAGaatcatggtttatattttatatggtcgtggtttaaattttaagcttttttgtttaaattttaagtcttatggtttaacttttaaagagttgtgattcaaattttaagccttgttgtttaaaatttaaagactagtggtttaaattttaaagagttatgatttaaattttaaagagtcgtggtttatattttatatggtcacACTTTAGATTTTAAGACTAGTAGTTTACCTTTTAAgccttttggtttaaattttaaaaagtcttggtttaaattttaagacgtGTGATTTAAATTTCAAAGAgacgtgatttaaattttaagctttgttgtttaaattttaaagagtcatggtttaaattttaagccttatgTTTTAAATTTGAAAGAGTAGTATTTTACATTTTAAATAGTCATGGTTTGAATTTTAAATGATCATATAAACTATATTTTATATGGTAGTGGTTTAACTTTTGAtcctcgtggtttaaattttaaagagtcgtagttTAAATTCTAAAGAgatgtagtttaaattttaagtcatgtggtttaaattttaaaaagtcgtggtttacattttaagtcttgtggtttaaattttaaagagtcatggtttaaattttaagtcttgtggtttaaattttaaaaactagtagtttaaattttaagccttgaaattaaacttttaaatggtcgtggtttagattttatgtctttatgtttatattttaaaagattgtggtttaaattttaaagagttgtggtttagattttaaacattgatgtttacattttaaataataatttttcataaattgAGTATAATCCTATAAATATAGTTGTCACTCATATATATAACAGCATAAATGTTTCAGTTTTACAATAGCAACTTTAGTTTCTATGAGTTGTTTTAACAAACACTTGTAATACATTTCAAAGCTAGTATTATTTGAGTCTAGTATGAGTTGTTATGAGCGTAGAATTCTTCTTTAGACATTTCAACAAACAATTAGAATgcatttttaaatgtaatttggAAATTCTCATGATAATAATAGGTAAAGTTTATAAAATGAgtagttctcaacttttcccTTGCAAAAATAACAATTCTTTGTTTTGAGCCTcaaatttgtcattttttttatttcagcaACTATTTTGCtttctttttaatttattctttCAGATCTGCCACAAATGCTATTTTTTCTTCAAACAAGTATCAAATTAAATCCAAACATAAATATTTTCAACAtaaaaatatattacattaattctataaatatattaattaaaagttaatttattttaattttttaagaattttttttagcataatatatatatatataaataaaataagaactaAACATTATTATACACGATCAAGTCGATGATTAAACATTCCAACTTAGAAGCAACATATCTATATACCAAACTCCATGTTAATCTAGACTCCTTTAAAACTAATATAAGGCTCCCTTCATATATGCGTGGATTTTCACATACATGTGCGCGTCtgaccaaaaaataaaaaataaaaatagatgcgcacaaattttttgaaaaaaataatcaaatatagaaTAAATTACCATGTTATTCGAGAAATAGTGCAATAGAGATACCAGACTCATCAATAATGTATTGGCATATGATCTTGTGGATCCAAAAGAATATATACAAAATCTAAATTTATGATTATGGGAATAAATCTTAAATGAGAATGAAGtagtaaaaaaaaagaaagaaaagaaaaataatagaatCAAAGGATTAATCTTATATTTAGAtcctattaaaataaaattaaatataaaatgcaATTATAAATGTCATATTAATAAGTAAACAATAAGTTACTCATCCAGTTTATATGTATCcatctttttttttatcttcctACTCTTTTCTAAATAAATCCcttgtaatttttaaaatttattttcacactttctaaaataaataaaaaattagtacGCACATAAATCAtatcaataaattaaaaataaaacccaCTTATATAAATACTTATTGTGTTGGAAATGAGAATAAATTTCTCAGTTCAAGAACCTCAGATGAATCTCAGTGAAACAGAGATGAATCAGAGATGAATCTAATAACACAAATCAGTAAGACTAATTATCAAACAGTTAAAAAACGAAAAATATGAAATCATAAATCAACACAAGTATATATACTAGTTCAAATCAAGATCAATGTAATCTTGAACCTAATCTAGTTTTAGGAACCATTATCTCTTCTTTATTCAATCAGCGAAATGAATACAAGACTTCAATGGAGCTTCTTGGATCAAACTCTCTAAACACTCAATCGCACATGTGTTTTCCTCTCAATCCCTGAGCAAGAACTTTCACAACAGTTGTGCTTCTCAATACAGTTCCCCAAACCCAGCTCTCACAACATTTCTCAATGCTCAGTCTTGATTTCCACACTTCAGCTTTCTCTTCTAATCTGGCTTTTCTGTTGTTTCATCTTAATTTTCTCTCGTTTCGTCTGTGTGTTTGCTCTTCActatgtttttctctctttcttcacAAGTGGAGTCAATATGTCCTTTTATAGACCAAGGACTGAAATAACACTTAAGTTAATGATGTTGTTATGACAGTTGAGAACCAAACAACCCATTAACAGAATTAGTTGGGATTTGGAGAAACTACTCTCCCAAATTCCACCTAGATTCTTCAAATCACAACCTAAGTGTAGTAATAGAATTCTACTTGTAGAGATAGTGATCCTATAGTTCCAACATTAGTTACGAAGGTTGAGCAAGTTTAAGCAATGCTTAAACTTGTTCACATGTAGTGCCTTAGTTCCTATATCAGCTAGATTATCCTCAGTACCAATCTTGTCCAATGATATCACATCTTCCTCTATCTTTTCTCTTATCCAAAACAAAAGAATGTCAATGTGTTTTCTCTTTTCGTGGTATACTGGATTTTTACAGAGGTGAATTGGAGATTGACTATCTGAGTATATCTTAGCTTTATCTTTCATCATCTTCAGCTCTTGTAGCATTCCTTGTAACCATATTGCCTCTTTGAATGCTTCGGTGGTGGCCATGAACTCAGCTTCAGTTGTTGATAGTGACACAACTAACTGTAGTTGGGACTTCCAACATATGCAATCTCCATTTGTTGTGAATACATATGAAGTAGTTGACCtccttgtatccttacttgctgcaTAGTCTGCACCTACAAAACCTTCAAGTGTAACTTTCTGATCCATCTGCTTGTATCTTAGTCCCATCTCAGTAGTTCCCTTTAGATATCTAAGTAGCCACTTAAGAGCATTCCAATGCTCTAATCCGGGGTTGGACATAAACCTACTAAggatgcttagagcatgtgtttTTTCTGGTCTAGTGCTGACCATGATGTACATTAAACACCCTAGTGCCATAACATAAGGGACTTTAGCCATTTCCTTTGTCTCCTCAATAGTCTTTGGACTTTGATCTTTTGAAAGTACAAATTGTCCTCTTAGAGGTACTGAAACACTCTTTGAATCATGCATGTTGAATCTCTGAAGTACCCTCTGAATATAACTTGCTTGTTTAAGATTCAAAATCCCATCTTTTCTTTTCTGTTCCTTGTCACTTCTATCTCAAGTATCTTTTGGACTTGACTGAGCTCCTTCATTCCAAATTCACCTTTCAGCTTGTCTTTGATGCCTTTTATCACTGTCTTGTCCTTCCCCATAATGAGCATATTATCTACATATAGTAAGAGAAAAATTGATGTAGATTGCTCAAGATTTTTGTAGTATAGGCAATGATCAAACTTTGATCTAACAAATCCAATGTATTGAACATAGGTGTCGAATCTCTTACTCCATTGTCGTGGTGACTGTTTAAGTCTATACAGTGACCTTCTAAGCTTGCACACCATCTCTTTGTTGCTTGATTCCACCT
It encodes the following:
- the LOC133815125 gene encoding secreted RxLR effector protein 161-like; this translates as MHDSKSVSVPLRGQFVLSKDQSPKTIEETKEMAKVPYVMALGCLMYIMVSTRPEKTHALSILSRFMSNPGLEHWNALKWLLRYLKGTTEMGLRYKQMDQKVTLEGFVGADYAASKDTRRSTTSYVFTTNGDCICWKSQLQLVVSLSTTEAEFMATTEAFKEAIWLQGMLQELKMMKDKAKIYSDSQSPIHLCKNPVYHEKRKHIDILLFWIREKIEEDVISLDKIGTEDNLADIGTKALHVNKFKHCLNLLNLRN